The following are from one region of the Bacteroidales bacterium genome:
- a CDS encoding HmuY family protein has product MKKYYLLSFIAIWFLTSCFKEEDPVKPFDRGDRQTATIEMTNDYIFQVYFDLDKGVEVSTNQKNDYDLAFDSSTEGSTILVNTSIFMQAALTDKTTMDEVTSASGLDFRFDASSGNPDSTAIGKWFAIHETDTIFPGFVYVINRGIDLAGNPLGFKKIIFTGMENQTYHFQYADLDGSNHQVGNITKRPGYNFVYYSFDTKDEISTLEPERDQYSLLFTQYTTLLFTDVGDPYPYLVTGVLLNRFQTLAALVQDRSFDEIDLGFATGLELSSQNDRIGYDWKEVKGDLEGGNVFYEVWSDYNYIIRDHQGFYFKMRFVGFYNQQGEKGYPTFEFQRL; this is encoded by the coding sequence ATGAAAAAATATTATCTGTTAAGCTTTATTGCCATTTGGTTCCTCACTTCCTGTTTCAAGGAGGAAGACCCTGTTAAACCATTTGACCGCGGCGACAGGCAGACTGCAACCATCGAAATGACCAATGACTACATTTTCCAGGTTTACTTTGATCTGGACAAGGGGGTTGAGGTGTCCACCAACCAGAAAAATGACTACGATCTCGCATTTGATTCTTCAACGGAGGGATCAACTATTCTGGTGAATACATCCATATTTATGCAAGCCGCCCTGACGGATAAAACCACAATGGACGAGGTAACAAGCGCATCCGGTTTGGATTTCCGGTTCGACGCATCAAGTGGGAATCCCGACTCGACGGCCATCGGGAAATGGTTTGCTATACATGAAACGGATACAATTTTCCCTGGATTCGTGTATGTTATTAACCGGGGGATTGATTTAGCCGGCAACCCGTTAGGATTTAAAAAAATAATTTTCACAGGGATGGAAAACCAAACCTATCATTTCCAGTATGCCGATCTTGATGGCAGCAACCACCAGGTTGGAAATATTACCAAAAGACCAGGTTATAATTTCGTCTATTATTCGTTCGATACAAAAGACGAAATCTCTACTCTTGAGCCTGAAAGAGATCAATACTCTTTACTTTTTACGCAATATACTACCCTGCTTTTCACGGATGTGGGTGATCCCTATCCCTACCTGGTAACCGGGGTATTATTGAACAGATTTCAAACTTTGGCTGCATTGGTTCAGGATCGCAGTTTTGATGAAATTGATCTTGGATTTGCCACCGGTTTAGAACTTTCCAGTCAAAATGACCGGATCGGCTATGACTGGAAAGAGGTGAAGGGCGACCTCGAAGGTGGGAATGTATTTTACGAGGTCTGGTCAGATTACAATTATATTATCCGCGATCACCAGGGTTTTTATTTCAAAATGCGTTTTGTTGGCTTTTACAACCAGCAGGGCGAAAAAGGTTACCCGACTTTCGAATTTCAGCGCCTTTAG